The genomic DNA CTTTATATGCTTGAAATGATAGAATTTACTGCAAATAAAGGCTTAAAGCGTCTAAAAGATGTAACAGCGCTTATGAAGATTATGTCTGAAGAAGTAAAAGCTACAATACCCAAGGTATATTCTAAAGAACTTATAGAAATCTTATTTAGATTGCCTTATACAAAACGTCAATTTTTAATTGATGCAGGATTAGGTACTCCGAAAACTGTTGGTAATTATCTCATGGAATTAGAACATGCTGGTTTTTTAACTTCTCAAAAAGTAGGTAAAGAAAAATTATACTTAAACCATAGTTTAATGGCTGTTTTAGAGAAAGATTAATACATCTATTTCACGGGGCAAAATGACGTAGGTGGAAGTAATTATTGATGTTGTGCCAGGAAAAAATAAATAAAGTACATTATGGAAATAATGTGCTTTTTTTATGTGCGGTGTTGAGGTGTGTAAATGAAATGAATGATTCCCTGATAAGGGATTAAATGAATGTAATTTACTTACCGCAGACACATGGGGACATTGATAATTGCTGGAAGCTACTCCTTTGAATGGGTGGGGGGGGGGAAAGAGGCACACGGATTTTAAGTCCTTGTATCTGTTATACTAATGCGGAGAAAGAGGGATATTCCGCCTCGGAAATTTTATAAATTGTCCTTTATCTAAGACAAGTTAATTTAAGGATTTTCTTTTTCTTGATGCCATTTTAAACTTAGGGACAAAATTGACTTAATTGACTCCATAGGCAAATCTGTTTGAGGGTTTATTCTAAGTAGCGCAATGCTTCTGTGATTTGTTTGCTCTAGGTCGGGATGGTTTAATTGTTTTCCTTCTTCTATTAGAAGACAAGGTTCATTTGTTTTTTTATCTACCCATAAATAACAAAACACACTTTCTCTGTACTTAAAAACTGGAGTTTTGTACTTTACTGATTCAGTCAAAAATTGATTGTGACTCAATACTATATCCCTCAAGGCCAATAAGCATTCTCTATTTTGTTCATTTTGGTTTAAGAAATAATCGTCAATTTCTTTAAGCATCATGCTATTCTTATCATTTCTAACAAATATAAAATCTATAAGAGACACTTTGTGTCAGGCGTACTGATTTTTTAATTGCCTTAAAGATACTTATAAATAGTACTTAATAATGTTTGAAGTTCTAAATTGAGCGCAAAGGCAAGCTGC from Flavivirga abyssicola includes the following:
- a CDS encoding DUF1801 domain-containing protein; amino-acid sequence: MMLKEIDDYFLNQNEQNRECLLALRDIVLSHNQFLTESVKYKTPVFKYRESVFCYLWVDKKTNEPCLLIEEGKQLNHPDLEQTNHRSIALLRINPQTDLPMESIKSILSLSLKWHQEKENP